The following coding sequences lie in one Cotesia glomerata isolate CgM1 linkage group LG5, MPM_Cglom_v2.3, whole genome shotgun sequence genomic window:
- the LOC123266186 gene encoding mediator of RNA polymerase II transcription subunit 13 isoform X2 — MTHPSHQTNGASLEDCHTNFFALTDLCGIKWRKFVWGEMAGGSVGTPLEDPVLSSFSRCLANDILCVWRRVAATPAATGTGAIFDMGIAPSPAPPPLSLSAAKELWIFWYGEEPDLSGLVSPELIGSQSEQGSWESGLSYECRSLLFKALHNLIERCLLSRDFVRLGKWFVQPYDGFEKHHCNSHLSFSFAFFVHGDSTVCASVDVRQHPAVRYLTRACLQRTQASQTDAKVILAPYGLAGTLTGQSSRIDSQFLDEWKHFYPINNNNIEPGLPPLVEVLVGGVRMRYPSCYVLVTDMDDVPIELPPSPPYSPAAANYDYLNYIQGESKPSTEMPERVWAECILGSSSLSTSKTNESSVELGTWTFIDPTQKSSCMCSKCITPGGWKNLASSQNQRERVDKGGRRAVVPFHRRSTIPWDASSPSVLANAPRSISTRNNDAPNTPPDGPPSYSRGPPTGGDCPPVPSVGSPSSPAPSPLPTPHSEPASVPPSVDPTMPTLSPQPPPSHPNAAPSLLHGSKASACCNSSNSNNNNNNNSNNNNNNNNNNSSSSNNNSSSNNSNTSSNTVNSSNSISNNNTNNSQVVNMITENTLKRPILSSREYEGALLEDEPPLSWLYDYSTQEAWLNHPVKRFKPSSPVTSLHQRASNLYAITNSPINHPQITKFEIKQEPGVMMGDCTGSGERRNGDREGEDTERLREEGERNRNDPYEFDVAGDDDNGSGDHGVVGADGLRRPRDEPPNSGSLFTSEGLQVSYKDLDQIFDNSDPDTSSDETNLNQLQVQTPPGSNKSGGMHEETRLDITKQSNRGVGVLRPEEVVKMFPTPPSLEHPVPSPCQMNDAAIDQTELSASQRSHRHAPDIYPNMGSPPEEPITDWSYVFKPPTVFKLVGSSKYAPLTNLPSQFLPPITLPSHCVYRPSWQCNSTNNSNSNNSSDKNSPHSASSSKSADNTQDQQEQSQNQDQPQTLQPPQPPSQPSLPPPQQHQQLAIAHQACPSSPNPNNVTNHYRTAAGRPPPPPYDQPSPATSTSSYLNKNINSIDADTPGPIRAPESNSLVVNILLGDTVLNIFRDHNFDSCSLCVCNYGQKVVGNIKGADAVYLAGAWANSSALFQDEEQLRCNCGFSAVVYRRLATQAGLFYEDELEIAGIAEDPSEKKKNSLLAVVSGGESKPGSEEIDVITPSVLELVREQCAIIQSSASSLYRAAKIYAANKSYNYNNSSGNSSSNNNNSNNNNNNNNSNNNNNSSNNNNNNSNNNNSTSNSNNSSNNNSNNNHQNLVPSLNTLEFNDGNEVSLIALEQGKLIENNAVERTAKSVGVHRWAFIKARGPQCNGDILRMMRTLQPLLQDAVQKKCTTRMWEAPYTVTGPLTWRQFHRLAGRGTEDRCEPQPIPALVVGYDRDWLSLSPYALSYWEKLLLEPYAGPRDVAYVVLAPDSEPVINKVKYFFRELSTTYEICQLGKHTPITKACRDGIIRVSKSSSQKWSKQPLIDDWFKLLGDNQLGEQLRLYAQVCSNRLAPYLTQVIQDRSLLDPDSNNKQQSQHSHHHQQSQSQSPSVPPSESMPTTPDGTAITVKAEPVGDSEAAPSETPSSNTTPNANSTMGNVTPAIPPSSPSNSIAGNATSAMNPAINIKTEPGTSSNMSAGAMNAANSSAPSSSTGSTTSTTSTTATIGPDEEEVEPPSIVVYIVEPFSVGGPENSDRRRLAILALLRAYSAAINAMPENLRSNINVQLISLESIIELGRARERRKIQDEMRSLALNVFLQGRRLLNHNSTVKSLTGFGTAAAADIFLKNKNELNKAPYRLYTPAYVLAPLRSKSEAPESFGIAGPEECAVMYLSYCLSEDQSRLLAVATDDRGEIFETAAINIDVPNRKRRKRVSARRIGLQKLMDFIVGVMSQGVQPWRLVVGRVGRIGHGELKSWGWLLSRKALLKASKQLKELCKQCALLYPSAAPCVLSACLVSLEPDSTLRLMADQFTPDSRFSQASVNCQLSTPQDVTCTHILVFPTSATTQSSQTAFQEQHINGPELGDDELFSALNDDMNEGMEGMGDLGDIFNAWPEQSAGGGQSPCNSPHRPESPLGGDGGAFGMGNHDGPGSPFPCSSTPKTANADQAEDVTNLHLQPLALGYLVSTAPIGRMPSWFWSTCPHLEGVCPAFLKNALHLHSPAIQQNSDDILQQHSALTAHPLDSQYTTDVLRYVLEGYNALSWLAVDANTKDRLSCLPVHVQALMQLYHTAAALV; from the exons ATGACGCACCCGTCGCATCAGACTAACGGAGCCAGCTTGGAGGATTGCCACACGAATTTCTTCGCACTG ACGGATCTATGCGGGATAAAATGGCGGAAATTCGTGTGGGGAGAGATGGCCGGTGGATCCGTGGGTACCCCCCTTGAAGATCCAGTATTGTCGAGCTTTTCGCGGTGTCTAGCGAACGACATACTTTGTGTGTGGCGACGGGTGGCGGCCACGCCGGCTGCTACCGGTACAGGCGCAATATTTGACATGGGTATAGCACCTTCGCCTGCTCCACCACCTCTGTCGCTGTCCGCTGCTAAAGAGCTCTGGATATTTTGGTATGGAGAGGAACCCGATTTGTCCGGTCTTGTTTCACCGGAGCTCATCGGCAGCC aGAGTGAGCAAGGCTCTTGGGAAAGCGGCCTCTCGTATGAATGCCGTTCATTACTCTTCAAGGCTCTCCATAATCTCATTGAACGTTGTTTACTGTCTCGTGACTTTGTTCGCCTTGGAAAATGGTTCGTTCAGCCTTATGACGGTTTCGAGAAGCATCATTGCAACAG TCATTTGTCATTCTCGTTTGCATTTTTTGTACATGGTGACAGTACTGTTTGTGCAAGTGTCGATGTCAGGCAGCACCCCGCGGTGCGGTACCTCACTAGAGCTTGCCTTCAGCGTACTCAGGCATCTCAGACCGATGCTAAAG TGATTCTTGCGCCGTATGGTCTAGCCGGAACGCTGACAGGACAGTCGAGTCGCATTGACTCACAATTTCTCGATGAGTGGAAACACTTTTATCCGataaacaacaacaatatTGAACCTGGTCTTCCACCTCTTGTAGAGGTGCTTGTCGGTGGCGTCAGGATGCGATATCCATCGTGCTACGTTCTCGTCACTGACATGGACGACGTGCCTATTGAATTGCCACCCTCACCTCCTTACAGTCCCGCGGCAGCTAATTATGACTATTTGAATTACATTCAAGGCGAAAGCAAACCATCAACCGAAATGCCCGAGCGCGTTTGGGCTGAATGTATTCTTGGATCATCGTCGTTATCCACTTCCAAAACAAATGAATCTTCCGTAGAGCTTGGTACCTGGACGTTTATTGATCCAACTCAAAAGTCTTCCTGCATGTGTTCTAA GTGCATAACCCCCGGGGGTTGGAAGAATCTGGCTTCCTCTCAAAATCAGAGGGAGAGAGTTGATAAAGGTGGACGAAGGGCTGTCGTACCTTTCCATCGACGCTCTACCATTCCGTGGGATGCTTCTTCCCCCTCTGTTCTTGCTAATGCCCCCAG GTCGATTTCAACTAGAAACAATGACGCACCGAATACACCACCCGATGGACCACCTTCTTATTCTCGAGGCCCTCCCACCGGTGGTGACTGTCCTCCAGTACCATCTGTTGGTTCACCAAGCTCGCCAGCACCGTCACCACTTCCAACACCTCATTCAGAACCAGCATCGGTGCCGCCGTCGGTGGACCCGACGATGCCGACGTTGAGCCCTCAGCCCCCTCCGAGTCACCCTAATGCGGCTCCGTCATTGTTGCACGGATCTAAAGCCTCTGCCTGCTGTAATAGTAGTAATagcaacaacaataataacaataacagtaataataataataataataataacaataatagcaGCAGTAGCAATAACAACTCAAGTTCCAACAACAGTAATACCAGTAGCAACACTGTTAACAGTAGCAATTCCATCAGCAATAATAATACCAATAATAGTCAAGTTGTAAATATGATAACTGAGAATACATTGAAGCGACCGATTCTTTCCTCGAGAGAGTATGAAGGTGCGCTTTTGGAGGATGAACCTCCACTTTCTTGGCTATATGACTATTCTACTCAAGAGGCTTGGCTTAATCATCCGGTTAAGAGATTTAAACCATCTTCTCCAGTTACTTCTCTTCATCAACGTGCTAGTAATTTGTATGCGATTACTAATTCACCGATAAATCACCCACaaattactaaatttgaaATCAAACAAGAACCTGGTGTCATGATG GGTGACTGTACAGGAAGTGGAGAAAGACGAAACGGGGACAGAGAAGGCGAAGACACCGAACGCCTAAGAGAAGAAGGTGAAAGAAATAGAAACGACccctacgagtttgacgtcgCCGGAGACGACGATAACGGCAGCGGTGATCACGGCGTGGTTGGAGCTGACGGTCTGAGACGCCCACGAGACGAGCCGCCAAACTCAGGGTCTCTCTTTACCAGCGAAGGACTCCAAGTGTCTTACAAAGACCTCGACCAGATATTCGACAACTCGGATCCGGATACCTCGAGTGACGAGACAAACCTTAACCAGCTCCAAGTCCAAACTCCACCGGGATCTAACAAATCCGGAGGAATGCACGAAGAAACTCGTCTGGACATAACCAAGCAAAGCAACCGCGGAGTAGGAGTTCTACGTCCTGAAGAGGTGGTGAAAATGTTTCCAACTCCACCTTCCCTAGAACACCCAGTGCCCTCTCCCTGTCAGATGAACGATGCGGCGATTGACCAAACAGAACTATCAGCATCTCAGCGGTCGCATCGCCACGCTCCCGACATCTATCCAAACATGGGATCGCCTCCTGAAGAACCAATCACAGACTGGTCGTATGTTTTCAAACCGCCTACGGTTTTCAAGCTCGTCGGTTCATCGAAATACGCTCCGTTGACGAACTTACCCAGCCAATTTCTGCCTCCGATTACACTGCCTTCGCACTGCGTTTACAGACCTTCTTGGCAGTGCAATTCAACAAACAACTCAAACAGTAACAACAGCTCCGACAAGAATTCACCTCACTCAGCATCCTCGTCAAAGTCTGCAGACAATACTCAGGATCAGCAGGAGCAATCGCAGAATCAGGATCAACCACAAACACTTCAACCGCCTCAACCACCGTCACAACCTTCTTTACCACCACCGCAGCAGCATCAGCAACTGGCAATAGCTCACCAAGCGTGTCCTTCGAGTCCAAACCCCAACAACGTCACCAACCATTATCGTACAGCAGCTGGAAGACCTCCACCGCCGCCTTACGACCAGCCAAGTCCTGCAACTTCAACTTCGTCGtacctaaataaaaatataaatagcaTCGATGCTGACACACCGGGTCCAATTCGCGCACCAGAGTCTAATTCTCTTGTAGTAAACATCCTTCTTGGTGACACTGTACTGAATATATTTCGCGATCACAATTTTGACAGCTGCAGTCTTTGCGTTTGTAATTACGGGCAAAAAGTTGTTGGGAATATCAAAGGCGCTGACGCGGTTTATCTCGCTGGTGCTTGGGCAAACAGTAGTGCGCTATTTCAAGATGAGGAACAGTTAAGGTGCAATTGTGGTTTTAGTGCAGTGGTGTATCGTCGGCTGGCGACCCAAGCAGGATTATTCTACGAAGACGAGCTTGAAATTGCGGGAATCGCCGAAGATCCTtcagagaagaaaaaaaactcattGCTTGCTGTTGTTTCTGGTGGTGAAAGCAAACCCGGCTCGGAAGAAATTGATGTTATCACTCCAAGTGTTTTAGAACTTGTTCGCGaacaatgtgcaatcattcaAAGTTCGGCTAGTAGTTTGTACCGCGCTGCCAAGATTTACGCAGCcaataaaagttataattataataacagtAGTGGTAATAGcagtagtaataataataatagtaataataataacaacaacaataacagtaacaataacaataatagtagtaataacaacaataataatagtaataataataacagcactagtaatagtaataatagtagtaataataacagtaacaATAATCATCAAAATCTCGTTCCGAGTCTTAACACACTGGAATTTAATGACGGCAATGAAGTGTCTTTGATTGCACTAGAGCAAGGtaaattgatagaaaataACGCTGTAGAAAGAACAGCAAAATCTGTCGGCGTTCACCGGTGGGCCTTTATAAAAGCCCGAGGTCCTCAGTGCAACGGAGATATTCTTCGGATGATGCGGACACTCCAGCCACTGCTTCAAGATGCTGTTCAGAAAAAATGCACGACTAGAATGTGGGAAGCGCCGTATACTGTTACTGGGCCGTTGACTTGGCGTCAGTTTCATCGACTTGCGGGTCGAGGAACTGAAGATCGATGCGAGCCACAGCCGATACCAGCTTTAGTTGTTGGTTACGACAGAGACTGGTTATCTTTGTCTCCATATGCACTCAGTTACTGGGAAAAGCTCTTGCTGGAACCTTACGCGGGGCCACGTGACGTCGCGTATGTTGTTTTGGCTCCGGATAGTGAACCTGTGATCAATAAGGTGAAGTACTTTTTTCGCGAGCTGTCGACGACGTATGAGATCTGCCAGCTAGGAAAGCACACGCCGATAACGAAGGCTTGCCGCGATGGAATAATCCGTGTTAGCAAGTCTTCCAGTCAGAAGTGGTCCAAGCAGCCGTTGATCGACGACTGGTTCAAATTATTGGGCGACAATCAGTTGGGTGAACAGCTGAGGCTTTACGCGCAGGTCTGCAGTAATCGACTGGCGCCGTATTTGACTCAAGTTATTCAAGACCGGAGTTTGTTGGACCCGGATTCTAACAACAAACAGCAGTCCCAGCACTCCCACCACCACCAGCAGTCTCAGTCACAGTCACCGTCTGTTCCGCCGAGTGAGTCGATGCCAACGACTCCGGATGGAACCGCTATTACCGTTAAAGCGGAACCTGTTGGAGACAGTGAAGCCGCGCCAAGTGAAACTCCGTCATCTAATACCACCCCGAATGCTAATTCTACTATGGGAAACGTCACGCCGGCTATCCCACCTAGCTCTCCTTCGAATTCAATCGCTGGAAATGCGACGTCGGCGATGAACCCTGCGATAAATATCAAGACGGAGCCTGGTACTTCGAGTAATATGTCAGCTGGGGCGATGAACGCGGCCAACTCATCGGCACCTTCGTCCTCGACGGGGTCTACTACTTCTACCACGTCGACGACGGCTACCATTGGACCCGACGAAGAGGAAGTTGAACCTCCTTCTAttgttgtttatattgttGAACCGTTTTCCGTGGGTGGACCTGAGAACTCTGATCGACGGCGTTTGGCTATTCTTGCACTTCTCAGGGCGTATTCTGCTGCGATCAATGCTATGCCTGAAAATTTGAGATCTAATATTAATGTTCAA tTGATATCTCTGGAAAGCATAATAGAACTAGGACGAGCACGTGAACGACGGAAAATCCAAGACGAAATGCGTTCATTGGCATTGAACGTATTCTTGCAAGGTCGACGACTGCTGAATCACAATTCAACAGTAAAAAGTCTCACTGGTTTTGGTACTGCAGCAGCAGCCGACATattccttaaaaataaaaat GAACTTAACAAAGCTCCTTACCGCTTGTACACGCCGGCGTACGTACTTGCGCCGTTACGATCTAAAAGTGAGGCGCCTGAGTCTTTCGGCATCGCTGGCCCAGAAGAGTGTGCTGTTATGTACCTCAGTTATTGTCTGAGTGAGGATCAATCGCGGTTACTCGCAGTCGCGACGGATGACCGCGGGGAAATTTTTGAGACTGCTGCTATCAATATTGATGTGCCAAATCGTAAAAGAAGAAAACGTGTATCTGCTCGACGGATTGGACTTCAGAAACTTATGGACTTTATAGTCGGTGTCATGTCGCAAGgc gTGCAACCATGGAGGCTAGTTGTAGGTAGAGTTGGCCGAATAGGTCACGGTGAATTAAAAAGTTGGGGTTGGCTCCTATCTCGAAAAGCACTATTGAAAGcttcaaaacaattaaaagaaCTTTGCAAGCAGTGCGCTCTTTTATACCCGTCTGCTGCACCCTGTGTATTAAGTGCTTGTCTCGTGTCACTTGAACCCGATTCGACACTTCGATTAATGGCTGATCAGTTTACACCGGATTCAAGATTTAGTCAAGCATCTGTTAATTGTCAACTATCCACACCTCAAGATGTTACTTGTACTCACATACTTGTTTTCCCTACTTCAGCTACCACACAA tcATCACAGACTGCATTCCAAGAGCAGCATATAAATGGACCAGAACTTGGTGATGATGAGCTATTTTCGGCCCTTAACGACGACATGAATGAAGGGATGGAGGGTATGGGAGATCTTGGGGATATTTTCAATGCCTGGCCTGAGCAAAGTGCGGGTGGTGGACAGAGCCCTTGCAATAGCCCGCATCGGCCAGAATCACCTTTGGGCGGCGATGGAGGTGCCTTTGGTATGGGAAATCATGACGGGCCTGGTAGTCCATTCCCTTGCAGTAGTACACCAAAG accGCAAATGCTGATCAAGCAGAAGACGTAACAAATCTTCATTTACAACCACTGGCTCTTGGGTACCTAGTATCAACAGCTCCAATCGGACGTATGCCATCGTGGTTCTGGTCAACGTGTCCTCATCTGGAAGGTGTATGTCCagcatttttgaaaaacgccCTTCACCTCCACAGTCCGGCCATACAGCAAAATAGCGACGATATACTTCAGCAGCACAGTGCTCTGACGGCTCATCCTCTTGATTCGCAATATACTACCGATGTGTTAAG atATGTCCTGGAAGGATACAACGCTCTGTCTTGGCTTGCCGTAGATGCGAATACCAAGGATCGACTTTCTTGCTTGCCGGTACATGTCCAAGCGCTCATGCAGCTTTATCACACAGCAGCTGCCCTCGTCTGA